The following are encoded together in the Methanosarcina flavescens genome:
- a CDS encoding flippase activity-associated protein Agl23 has protein sequence MQQGQDYNIENSSGLSEKKYKASGILIILFALLIRLFDLGERVFHHDESVHASFTLKLLDAGQYSYNPAYHGPFLFHSTAAVFYFLGISDTTARLIPVFFGVAAILLVFLLKKELGKRGVLWAAFLLAFSPSMVYFSRFFRNDLIIVFCTLAAVIGGIRYLENLHSQKRYPYLILTAFSLALAVSSKENAYLVIVMFGAYAGIYSLYRFYSDWERGGINLKKVFSLNITAISPFLPDILLSGVFFIFTVMLFYTSLFRVHETLFSIVGRAFSHWMEMHKIERIGGPFYFYIPILFVYESPILIFGTAGIVHFLKKKGKNFSFFLFVSYWAIASLLLYSYLQEKVPWLVVHIVLPFGILAGAYLGDLFSRTSGREQVSSSGAENISFGADKTPASRMRYSSTYNLVVGILALTLIMSLFQCISVNFYRSMEHDELMTYSQAPQDIRELMGKIEGFNKGPENLRIAVVDPYNLYWPLPWYFRDYEKAEYYTAPPGNEKYDAIIVPAAYRMYEEIPEERYASYNFSLRPGKQLTLYYDKNLKIVSDDL, from the coding sequence ATGCAACAGGGTCAGGATTACAATATAGAGAACTCATCAGGGCTTTCTGAGAAAAAATATAAAGCATCAGGAATTCTGATCATTCTTTTTGCCCTGTTAATAAGACTGTTTGACCTGGGAGAACGAGTTTTTCATCATGATGAAAGCGTACATGCCAGTTTCACTCTTAAACTTCTGGATGCCGGGCAATACAGTTATAATCCGGCTTATCACGGTCCCTTTCTTTTCCACTCTACCGCTGCAGTCTTCTATTTTCTAGGAATCAGTGATACAACCGCACGCCTGATTCCTGTTTTCTTTGGAGTAGCGGCAATTCTGCTGGTCTTTTTGCTCAAGAAGGAACTTGGGAAAAGAGGTGTACTCTGGGCGGCTTTTTTGCTTGCTTTTTCTCCGAGTATGGTGTATTTTTCAAGATTTTTCAGGAACGACCTGATCATTGTTTTCTGTACCCTTGCTGCGGTTATAGGGGGGATTCGCTACCTTGAAAACCTCCACAGCCAGAAGAGATATCCTTATCTTATCCTTACAGCTTTTTCCCTTGCCCTTGCCGTATCCTCAAAAGAAAACGCCTATCTTGTCATTGTGATGTTCGGAGCCTACGCAGGGATTTATTCCTTATACAGGTTTTATTCCGACTGGGAAAGAGGGGGAATTAATCTTAAAAAGGTTTTTTCTCTCAATATCACTGCTATTTCTCCATTTCTTCCCGATATCCTGCTATCTGGCGTATTCTTTATTTTTACGGTAATGTTATTCTATACAAGCCTTTTCAGGGTCCATGAGACCCTTTTCTCAATTGTGGGGAGAGCTTTCTCCCACTGGATGGAGATGCACAAAATTGAACGCATAGGAGGTCCTTTTTACTTTTACATTCCTATTCTTTTCGTGTATGAAAGCCCTATTCTGATTTTTGGGACTGCAGGTATTGTCCATTTCCTGAAAAAGAAAGGTAAAAACTTCTCTTTTTTCCTGTTTGTCTCCTACTGGGCAATTGCAAGTTTGCTGCTCTATTCCTATCTCCAAGAAAAGGTTCCCTGGCTTGTTGTGCATATTGTCTTGCCCTTCGGAATTCTGGCAGGAGCTTATCTGGGTGACCTTTTTTCCAGGACTTCTGGCAGAGAACAGGTAAGTTCATCAGGAGCAGAAAACATTAGCTTCGGAGCAGACAAAACCCCTGCGTCCAGAATGAGATATTCCAGTACCTACAATCTCGTAGTGGGAATTCTAGCACTTACCCTGATAATGTCCCTGTTTCAGTGCATTTCTGTAAACTTTTACAGGAGTATGGAACATGACGAATTGATGACTTATTCACAAGCGCCTCAGGATATCAGGGAACTTATGGGGAAAATCGAAGGATTCAATAAAGGGCCTGAAAACCTAAGGATAGCTGTTGTAGATCCATATAATCTTTACTGGCCCCTGCCCTGGTACTTCAGGGACTATGAAAAAGCAGAGTATTATACAGCTCCTCCTGGGAACGAAAAATACGATGCAATAATCGTGCCTGCGGCGTACCGGATGTATGAGGAAATACCCGAAGAAAGGTATGCCTCATATAACTTCTCCCTGCGCCCAGGAAAGCAGCTTACCCTTTACTATGACAAAAACTTGAAAATAGTGAGCGATGATCTTTGA
- a CDS encoding ubiquitin-like small modifier protein 1, with amino-acid sequence MAEVKIKLFANLREKAGTSELQISGEKVIDVLLSLTEKYPELESLIFEQSEEERETPVMCGSINVLINGNNVRHLDGLDTLLSDGDELAVLPPVSGG; translated from the coding sequence ATGGCTGAGGTAAAAATCAAGTTATTTGCAAATTTGCGTGAAAAGGCAGGCACATCGGAACTGCAGATCTCAGGAGAAAAAGTTATTGATGTCCTTTTATCCCTTACTGAAAAATATCCCGAATTAGAATCTCTTATTTTTGAACAATCCGAAGAGGAACGCGAAACTCCTGTCATGTGCGGTTCAATTAATGTCCTTATAAATGGAAACAATGTCAGGCATCTTGACGGACTTGATACGCTTCTTTCAGATGGCGATGAGCTTGCAGTCCTGCCTCCTGTCTCTGGAGGCTAA